DNA from Actinoplanes sp. SE50/110:
CTTGATCATTGCGCCCTGGCCGTCGACGACGGCACGGCCTACCGTTTCGTCCGCCGGATCCGCGGCGAGATGCTCGACGAGGCCGACGAGCGCCTCCCCCCGGTCTGGCGCCGGATCGCCGCCGACCAGGCCGCGCCTCTGGTCGCGGCGGCGGAGACCGGCGCGGCGACCTTCGTCGCCGACGGCGAGCCGCTGCGGGCCGTCGCGCAGGACCGGCACGAGCGGCGGGTGCGCTCCCTGGCCGCCCTGCCGTTGCGCACCCCGTCCGTGCGCGGGGCGCTGACCATGGGGTTCCGCCGCGCCCATGCCTGGCTGCCGGCCGAGCGTGCCCTGCTGCGCGCCGCTGCCGAGCTGGTGGCGCAGGCCGCCGAGCGGGCCCGCCGCTTCGAGGCGCAGCACGGCACCGCCCAGTTGCTGCAGCGCAGCATGCTGCCCGAGCATCTGCCCGAGCTGGACACGTTCCGGATCGCCGCGCGCTATGACGTGGGCGTCGACGGCAACGCCGCGGGTGGCGACTTCTACGACGCGTTCCGCCTGCTCGACGGTCGGCTGGCGATGGTGCTGGGCGACGTGGCCGGCCACGATGTGCGGGCCGCCGCGGTGATGGGGCAGGTCCGGGCGGCGCTGCGGGCGCTGGCGCTGACCGATCCGGCCCCGCCGAGCGTGCTGGCCGGGCTGGACCGGCTGGTCGGCTCGCTGGGTGCCGAGTCGCGGAACGAGGAGATCTTCGTGACCGTCGTCTACGGCGTGCTCGATCCGGCGGACGGGTCGGTGACGCTGGCCAGCGCCGGTCATCCGCCGCCGGTGCTGCGCCGGGCCGGCCTCGGCGGCGGGCCGGCCACCGCGGAGCTGGTCAAGGTGCCGCCGGGCGCCCCGCTCGGGCTGGGCGGCCGCTGGCAGACCGGAACGCTGACGCTGGAGCCGGGCGACACCATCCTGATGTACAGCGACGGTGTCGTCGAGCGCCGCGGCCACGCGTTGAACGCCGGCCTGGACGCCCTGGTCGCGGCCGCCGCCGGGTCGGCCAGCGGCGATCCGCGCAACATGTGCTCGCTGGCCACCGCCGCGGTCGCGGGCACCACCGACGACGACGTGGCGGTGCTCGCGGTCGAGCACGCGCTGGCCATGAGCCGGTCGGCGACGATGCATGTGGCCGCCGAGCCGACCGGGCCGAGCCGGGTCCGGCAGTGGATGTCGGCCCGGCTGCGCGAGTGGCAGGTGCCGGAGCCGGTGATCGGCGCGGCCATCCTGTGCACCAGCGAGCTCACCACCAACGCGCTGCTGCACGCCGGGACCCCGGCGCAGGTGCACATCGACCTGAATCTGGAGCGTCTGCTGGTCTCGGTGGCCGACACCGGCACCCGGGGCAGCGTGATCCGGGCACGGGCCGACACGCTCGCGAGCCGCGGCCGCGGGCTCGGCCTGATCGAGGATCTCAGCGACTCGTGGGGCACCGACCCCACGGTGCGTGGTTCGACGGTCTGGTTCGAGATGCTGCTCAACAGAGAGTGACAGCGCACGCCCTCGCCGCAAAGGTGACGCACGGTGAAAATGAACGCCGCCTTAACTCGCTTGCCGACGATCACCTGATTCACTCGCACACTTACGCTCAGTAGTTCATTTCTGCTCTAAACCGGACAATGAACCGTGCGGTAGTGACGATGCGTATTCAGTGCCGTAGAGTGCTCAAGCAACTGGGGAAGTCCACCATGGAGCGGCACATGCGGATCAGAGGCTATGCACCGATGACACCCTGTTGGGTGGAGTTGGCGAGTGCGGACCCTGCGCGAGCGGCGCAGTTCTACGGAGAGTTGTTCGGCTGGGAGTCAGCCGGTGACCGCTTCAAGCTCAACGGGCGGGCCGTGGCCGGCCTGACCCGCAGCGGGTCCGACCGTCCGGACGGGTGGCTGACGCATCTCAGCACGCCCGACCTGGAGGAGACCCTGGAGCAGGTGGCACTGGCCGGCGGCACCTGCCTGAGCCACCCGGCCGACGCGCACGGAGGGCGCCGGGCGATCGTGGCGGACCCGGCCGGCGCGGTCATCGGGCTGTGGGAGCCGTCCGACTTCGCGGGGGCGCAGGCCGGCGGCGAGCCCGGCACGATGTCCTGGCCGGAACTGATCACTGACGACACGCACACCGCCGCCCGGTTCTACGGGTCCGCGTTCGGCTGGCTGCTGCGCCACGACTTCGGCGTCGGCGAATGGCTGAACCAGGCGCACGACGCGATCGCCGGACTCACCCCGGGCTACCGGGGCGCCTGGTGGCGGGCGGCGTTCGAGGTGGAGGACATCGTGGAGGCCGCGGCACGCTGCGAGCGTCTCGGCGGGGCCCTGATCGCCGAGCCGGCCGAGGCCGGCCTGACCGAATTCGCCGAGCTCCGCGACCCGTTCGGCGCCCGTTTCACGGTCGCCGCGCTGGTGCACCACCCGGTCGAGCTGACCGTTTCGCTCGGCTCGCTGCCCGCTTTCCAGCGCTTCGCATAACCGGTTCCTCAGCACGGCGGGGCTCCCCGCCGAGGCGATCATCGCGGAAAGGCCGGCCCTCCGGGGCCGGCCTTTCGCCTGCCGCTTCTTCCGGTCGCGGCCACTCACGGTCCCGCCGATTTCCCGGTACGCGGTTTTCCGGCACACATTTTCCGGTACGCGGGTGTCAGAACTGATTCTCCGGTAAGCGAATCTCCGGTTACGCGGATTTACCGCGCCACTTCCCGAATCGCCGATTTCAGCGCCCACTACCGGATACGCGGCTCGCCGGCGCAGAGTCGTGAACAGTCACGATCATTGATGACCATTCGGCGACATCGCCTCCGGCCAGCTTCCGGCGCGGCGTGCGGCGGGGCTCGCGGACGGATCGTGCCCGCCGGCCGGCGCAGCGTGCGGCGCCGGCGGGGGACGAGAGGTCGTCAGCCATCGACGTACACCATGATGTTGACTATTAAGTTAAGATTTGAAGGAGTATCGTTCCCGCCATGGCCGAACCGCTCAGCGAGACCCAGATGCAGCACTGGCGCGCGTTCATCGAGAGCTCGTGGGCGCTGCACACCGCACTGGAGGACGAGCTGCGCGCCGCGACCGGCCTGAGCATGAACGACTACCACGTGCTCGTCGCGCTCGCCGAGGCTCCGGACCGCCGGATTCGGATGGGCGAGCTGGCGAACCGGCTGGTGCTGTCGCCGAGCCGGATCACCTACCAGATCAGTTCGATGGTCAAACGCGGACTCGTCGAGAAGCAGAGCTGCCCGGACGACAAGCGCGGCTACGAGGCGGTCCTGACCGATGCCGGGCTGACCGCGCTGCGCGAGGCCGCCCCGGCGCACCTCGAAACGGTTCGACGGCGATTCATCGACCGGCTGGAGCCCGACGAGCTGGCGGTGATCGGCCGGGCGTTCGCCAAGATCAGCGACGCGCATCGCTCCTAGTCAATATCGATCGTCGATGGTATGAACTTTGTTACACGTGTGGGAGCGCTCCCACTGCCACCGTCGACAACGTTTGGAGTGATCGGCAGATGAGCGAAACGCAGGCCGCCCCGCCCCCGGCCCGCTGGCGACGGGCAGCCTTCGCCCTGGCGACGGCCGCCGCCTTCCTGTTCGGCATGCCCGCCGGACCAGCCGGCGCCGCCCCCACGGCCGCCCTTTCCCGGATTGCCGCCGGATATGCGCACAGTTGCGCCATCCGCACCGACCACAGCCTGTGGTGCTGGGGCGGCAACAGCAAGGGTCAGCTCGGCGACGGCAGTACCGTCAGCCACGGCAGCCCGACCCGGGTCGGCACCGCCGGCGACTGGGCCGCCATCGACGCCGGCACCAGCTACACCTGCGGCGTCCGCACCGACCACAGCCTGTGGTGCTGGGGCGCCAACACCCGCGGCCAGCTCGGCGACGGCAGCACGACCAGCCGGAACACGCCGACCCGGGTCGGCACCGACAGCGACTGGGCGGTCGTCACCACCGGCGACAGCCACACCTGCGGCGTCCGCACCGGCGGCACCCTGTGGTGCTGGGGCTTCAACCGGCTCGGCCAGCTCGGCACCGGCATGTCGGTGTACACCGCGACCACGCCGCTGCAGGTCGGCACCGCCACCACCTGGTCGACCGTCTCGGCCGGTTTCGCACACACCTGTGCCACCCGCACCGACGGCACCCTGTGGTGCTGGGGCGACAACGGCGACGGCCAGCTCGGCCTCGGCGTGCTGACCCCGTCGGTCACCCCGGCGCAGGTCGGCACCGCCACCAACTGGGCGACGGTGACCGCCGGCTACGCCTTCAACTGCGCCACCCGCACCGACGGCACCCTGTGGTGCTGGGGCGACAACGGCTACGGTCAGCTCGGCGCGGGCGGCACGTACCAGACCGCGCCCGCCCAGGTCGGCAGCGGCACCACCTGGACCAGGGCGGACGCCGGCTTCAACACCGCATGCGGCGCCCGGACCGACGGCACCCTGTCCTGCTGGGGCAACAACGCCACCGGCCAGGTCGGCGACGGCAGCACGGTCAACCGCGGCACCCCGGTCCAGGTCGGCGCCACCACCACCTGGACCGGCGACTACGCCACCGGCTACCAGACGTGCGGATTCCGCGCCGACCAGAGCCTGTGGTGCTGGGGCAACAACGCCAACAGCCAGCTCGGCGACGGCACCACCACTCAGCGCACCACCCCGGGCCAGGTCACCCTGCCCAGCTGACACCGGTCCGCGCGGTTCCCGATCCCGCACCGGCATCCCGGTGCGGGATCAGTAGTACCAACGGTCGAGGTGGGTGCCGGAGCACTCGGCGGACTGCTGCAGATCCGTCTGCCGGTCCATGATCTCGTGCAGCTGCCCGTTGGCCGCATCGACGGCCGCCTGCGTGCCGGACAGGTCGCTCTCCGGGTCGAGGAGGTCGGTCATCCTGGAGTCCCGCTCCTGACGGGTCGCGATCAGGGTCTGACTGAGCTGGGTCCATCGACTCCTGGCATTGTTGCGCCTGCCGCTCGGCCTCGGCCTGCTGATCCGCCCCCGCCGGTGCCGCGTCGTCGGCGGCCGCGCCGGGCTCCCCGTCCGGGTTCAGCGGCAGCCCGGTCGTCGGCAGTCCACAAGCCTGCTGCGTCTGGCTGGCGTGCACGCTCACCGACTTGAGCAGCGGCATCACCTCGGCGGCGTGGTCCCCAGACCGGCACCGGGATCCGCCTTGACCGCCCGCCGCGGGCCGGGCGGGATCGTCACGATCCGGGTCTCCTCCGCCGCACGCCGGTGACTTGCCCACTGCCCGGTCCAGTCCGCGAGGTCGTGCATCCAGGCCGGCGAGCCGGGCTTGGCTCTCGATGCCCACTTCGTTGCGTTCTTCGAGGCGAAGTCGTCAAGGACGTCCGGGCTGACCTCAGCCCATGCGGGAAACCGCGCCAGCCAGTGTTCCGCCTGCTCGGGCGTGTGGCCGCTACCGATCAACCACTGTGTCAGCATTGCCAGCTCCACCCAGGGCGCCGCTCTGGTGGCGAATGCCCAATCGACGATGAACAGGCCGCGGGAGCTCACCATCAAGTTGGTCGGGGCGAGGTCGCTGTGGACGAGAACGTCACCGTCCATCGCCGGATGTGGGAACCCGAGCCGGCCCGTCGGCGTGAACAGCGGCACCTCGGGCGCCAGTGTCTTGCCGAGCCCTGTCAGCGCCTCAGCCAGAAGATCAAGGTGTGGGCTCCCCGGTGACAGGTCGGCGTGCGGGCCGTCGCAGTGCTCGAAGCCCACGACCAGCCAGCCGGCCGCCTCGAAGTGCCATTCGACCGCGGGCGAGTGAGGCCCCTTCACGGCCTCACTCACCCGCAGCTCGTAGCGCAGTGACCGGACGCCGAACTCGGTGCAGGCCGCCTTGACGAAAACCTTCCCGGCAGTCCCGCTGACGGTTGCGGCTATCTCCGCGTGGTCGCCGGCCTCGGCGGGGACGGCGTGCGTTCCGCCGATTCGGGCGGCTACCTTCGTCGTGACCGCCTCGGGCAGTGCAGTCCAGTCAATGCGCATCGATCAGTTGGCCTTTCAGATTCCCGGGTGGGGCGGGCAACAGGACTTCGCCTCGCCGACCCGGCACTCGGGGTCGACGAAGTAGCCGGTGGCCTGCAACGCCGGGAGCATGTATCCCATGGCCGAGCCGTCGGCCATGCCCTCGGTGATGATCGGTACGTGGTGCACGAAGCCTCCCGCGATCTGCTTGCCCGCGGCGAGATACGGCTCGGCGTGTTGCAGCGACACGTGTCAGGCGATGTCGACCGGCTCGGTCGGGACGACGCGGAACGACCGGCCGTCGGGCAGCAGCCGGCCGAAGTCGGGGTGATGATGACGGACTACACAGACCTCCTTCCCGTCGCCCATCAGGCGGTTGACCTGGCACGGAAGATCATGCGCACGATGCAACCGGGTGCACTGACCGCCAAGGGCGACCGCGACATGGCGAGTGAGGTGGACTACGCGATCGAGGACCAGGTCCGGACCTTCCTCGCCAAGCGCATTCCAGAGATCGGCTTTCTCGGTGAGGAGAACGGCCTCAGCGGGACAACGGAGAGGCTGGTGTGGGCGCTCGACCCGGTAGACGGCACCGTCAACTTCGTTCACGGTTCCCCGCTGTGCGCTGTCTCGCTCGGCTTGATCACCGAGAACCGCTCCGTTCTCGGCGTCATCGACTTGCCCTTTCTCGGTAGCCGCTACTCCGCGGCCGAGGGCAACGGCGCCCATGCCGACGGCCAGCCCATCCTGGTCAGCACGACGCAGCGAATCAGCGATGCGGTGGTGGCGCTGGGCGACTACGCGGTTGGGCAGGACGCCGCCGAGAAGAACCGGGCGAGGTTCGCAGTCACGCAACGGCTCGCCGCGAGCGTGCAGCGTGTCCGGATGCACGGATCAGCTGCCATCGATTTGGCGTGGCTGGCCATCGGTCGGGTCGACGCCGTCGTCATGCTGGCCAACAAGCCGTGGGACACCGCGGCCGGCGTGGTCATCGCGCGCGAGGCCGGCGCACTGATCGCCGACCGCGACGGCTCGCCCCACAGCTTCGCGTCGTCCGCGACGATCGCCGCCAACCCTGGGCTGCTCAGCGGCATCCTCGATCTTGCGGGCGGCGACCACAGGTAGACCCGACCCCGGACGCGCATCATGGGTTCTTCAGATTTGAAGCGAAACTCTGGTATTTCAGATTTGAAGGAGCTACGCTGGAGACCTCGAAGTCAGGAGGGCTCGAAATGCCTGCAATCACCGTCGATGACGTTCTCGTTCTGCCGCGCCTGCCGAAGCTGGACCCGGTCGCGACGGAGTTTCGGCCGGTTCGCCGCCTGACGACCGCGCCGCAGGGGTACGAGGGTGAGGGTTTCCCGGTGCGCCGGGCCTTCGCCGGGGTGCCGCTGAGCGAGCTCGACCCGTTCATCCACCTGGACCAGATGGGTGAGATCGACTACGCGCCGGGTGAACCCAAGGGGACCCCGTGGCATCCGCACCGGGGATTCGAAACGGTCACGTACATGATCGACGGGATCATGGACCACCAGGATTCGCTGGGCGGCGGCGGCTCGATCACCAACGGCGACACTCAGTGGATGACCGCGGCGAGCGGCATTCTGCACATCGAGGCGCCGCCCGAGCACCTGGTCACCAGCGGCGGGCTGTTCCACGGTCTGCAGCTGTGGGTGAACCTGCCGGCCGCGGCCAAGATGATCGACCCGAAGTACCAGGACATCCGCGGTAGGGAGTCGGCCCTGGTCACCACGCCGGATGGTGGGGGGCTGATCAGGATCATCGCGGGTGAGGTCGCCGGGCACGCCGGGCCGGGGTCGACGTTCACGCCGATCAACCTGACGCATGTGACGCTGCAGCCCGGGGCGCGACTGGACCTGCCGTGGCAGCCGGATTACAACGCGCTGGTCTACACCCTCTCCGGCGAGGGCTGGGCGGGCACCGACATGCGGCCGATCAGACTCGGTCAGCTGGCCACGTTCGGGGCGGGCGACGCGATCCGGGTGGAGGCGAAGAGCGAGCTCGACCTGTTCATCATGGGTGGCCGGCCGATCCGCGAGCCGGTGGTCCACTACGGCCCGTTCGTGATGAACACGAAAGCCGAGCTGCAGCAGGCCTTCGAGGACTTTCAGAAGGGTCGGCTGGGCGTCATTCCGGCGAGCCGGCTGCCGCACACCGATTGATCGATCCGGCGGTACGTCGTGGGCACCGGCGTGGTGCTCACGACGTACCGCCGCAATCGACGGCCTGGACCGGCCGCGGTCAGTGGGTGAGGGGGTGGCGGCGCATGCCGCTGATCGTTCCCCGTCCCCGGAATGCGGCTCAGGAACGGTTGGCGGCGCCGGCTTCGAGGGAGCGGTCGAGGTCGGCGCGGAGCCGGTCGAAGTCGGTGCCCTGGTCGGCGAGGATCCGCATGGCCAGGCCCTGACCCTCGCGGATGACGCCGAGCATGATGTGTTCGGGTGCGATGAACTTGTGCTTGAGGCGTAACGCCTCGCGCAGGGCAAGCTCCAGCACCTTCTTGTTCCGTTTGGAGAACGGGATGTGGCCGCCGGTGGTGGGGGCGGAGAATTTGCCGAAGATCCCCCTCTTCTTCGGCGCCGGGCGGGGCAGGCGCAGCGAGCCGGCCCCGAAATTCTCCTCGATGGCGGCCCGGACGGCGTCCAGGTCGATGCCGATCGCCTTGAGCGCGGCCGCGTCCTCGGCATCCTGGTCGGCGGTGACGGCGGCCTCGTCGGTGCGGTCGCCGACGGCGCGCACCACGGCGTCCCGGACCCGGGCGCGCTCGATGCCGGCCCGGTGCAGCACCGCGGCGGCCCGGCTGTCCTGAGCCAGCAGGCCGAGCAGCACATGCTCGGTGCCGATCACCGTGTGGCCCAGTTCGCGGGCCTCCATCTGGGCGCGGACCACGACGGTGCGGGCCTCCTTGGTGAATCGCTCGAACATCTCAGCCCTCCCGTGGATCGGTCATCGGCATCAGGTGCGCATGTTTCTTGTGTACGCCCTGGCGGGTCACCTCGAGCACGTCGGCGATCTCCTGCCAGGACCAGCCTCTTTTGCGCGCATTGGCCACCTGCAGGTGCTCCAGGCCCTCCAGCAGGCGGCGCAGTGCCACCACGGCGCGCAGCCCGACCCGGGGGTCGGCGCTGCTCGCGGCGGCGGCGAGGTCGGTTGCCTCGGTCATGCTGTCAACTTACGTTGACGCCATCCACATGTCAACCGCGGTTGACGGCTCCACAGGCATAGGCTCTCGGCCATGGACTGGATTCCGCGTTTCGCCGAGGTCGTGGTCCGGGCAGGGGTCAACATCCAACCCGGACAGGGTGTCGTGCTCAACACCGACACCGCCCATCTGGAGGTCGCCCGGGCGGTGGTCGAGGCGGCCTACGCGGCCGGCGCGGCCTGGGTCGAGCCGGTGTGGAGTGACGGGCCGATGCGCCGGTCCGCGGTCGACCACTCCGATCTGGCCGACCTCACCTCCTCCCGGCCGTGGGCGCTGCAGCGCATCCGCGAGTGGGCCGACCAGGGCGCCGCCTGGATCACCCTGATCGGCGACGCCGACCCGCACCTGCTCGACGGCGCCGATCCGGCGAAAGCCGCCGCGATCCGCACCGGGGAGATGGTCGCCCGGCGCGACGCGATGATCGGCAAGCTGCGCTGGACGGCGGTCGGCGCGCCGAATCCCGGCTGGGCCACCCAGGTCTACGGCGAGCCCGACCTGGAGCGGCTGTGGCAGGCCGTCGGCATCGCGATGCGCCTCGACGAGGACGATCCGGTGCAGGCGTGGCGGCAGCGCTCGGCGACGCTGGCCGAGCGCGGGACGGCGCTGGACGCGCTGGGTCTGACCGAGGTGCGCTATGTCGGGGAGGGCACCGATCTCACGGTCGGCCTGATCCCCGGCTGCCACTGGACCGGGGGCGGCATGATCGACGACGCCGGCATCCCCTACCTGGCGAACATTCCCACCGAAGAGGTGTTCACCAGCCCCGACCGGCGGCGCGCCGACGGCACGCTGCGGGTCACCAAGCCGGTGGCGATCGGCGGGCGGGTGGTCACCGGGCTGCGGCTGACCTTCGCGGGCGGGCGGATCACCGCGGTCACCGCGGACGAGGGCGCCGACGTGGTGCGGGCCCAGCTGGAGACCGACCCGGGTGCGCGTCATCTGGGCGAGGTGTCGCTGGTCGACAAGGAGAGCCGGATCGCGCGGACCGGCACGCTGTTCCACAACATGCTCTTCGACGAGAACGCCGCTTGCCACGTGGCGTGGGGGCAGAGTTTCCCGTTCGCCGTGCCGGGCGGGGTGGCGATGACCCCGGAGCAGCGTGCCGAGCTGGGGCTGAACTCCTCCGGGGTGCACACCGACGTGGTGGTGGGCGGCGCCGGCATCACGGTGACCGGCACCGGCCCGCGAGGGACGGTAGAGATCATCCGGGACGACGAGTGGGTCCTTGTTTGACGAGCTCTCAGAAGAGGTAAAGCATCGCTGCGGTGCCGAAAAGCACCAGCAGCAGCATCGTGACGAGCAGTCCGGTCTCGGCGGATTCGGCGACTTCGGGTACGACGTCGGTGGTCAGCGGCTCACTGCTCATGACGGGTTTTCCTCCGCAGATGGAACGCGACGATCGGGGGGTGATCGCGACATGCGCGCGGCGGACAGGGGGCTTACGGTGAGGGCATCATCGACCTCAGAGGGGTTGCCCGTGCCATTGGAGGACTGGCTTCTGACCGCCGCCGAACGCGGCAACCCGCACACCGGCATACCCACGTGGTCCGCTGGAAACACCGCCGAACCCCTGATTCACGGAAAAAGGTACTTCGCCCGGCTGACCGAGCGGGTGGAGAAGCTCCAGGCGGGTGACCACCTGTTCTTCACCGACTGGCGCGGCGACCCGGACGAGTTGGCGGTCGACGGCGGCCCGACGATCGCCGAGTTGTTCGCCGCGGCCGCCCGCCGCGGGGTGATCGTCAAGGGCCTGCTGTGGCGCTCCCACCTCGACAAGCTGGCGTATTCGGAGGAGGAGAACCGGAACCTCGGTGACCAGATCCGGGAGGCCGGCGGCGAGGTGCTGCTCGACCAGCGGGTCCGGCGCGGCGGCTCACACCACCAGAAACTCGTGATCCTGCGGCATCCCGGGCAGCCGGCGCTCGACGTCGCGTTCGTCGGCGGCATCGACCTGTGCCACAGCCGTCGCGACGACGACGATCATCACGGGGATCCGCAGGCGGTGCGGATGGCAAAGGCGTACGGGCCGACCCCGCCCTGGCACGACATCCAGCTGGAGCTGCACGGTCCGGTGGTCGGCGCGCTCGATCTCACTTTCCGGGAACGCTGGCGTGACCCGGCCCCGCTCGATCAGCACGGGCCGATCTCCACCGCCATCGACCTGCTGAATCACGCCGATCTGGACGCCGATCATCTGCCGCCGCAACCGCCGGACCCGCCGGAGTGTGGCCCGCTGACCGTGCAGGTGCTGCGGACGTACCCGGCGATGCGCCCGAAATACTCCTTCGCGCCGCTCGGCGAGCAGAGCATCGCCCGCGGCTACACCAAGGCGATCCGCCGCGCCCGGAAACTGATCTACCTGGAGGATCAGTATCTGTGGTCGGCCGAGGTCGCCAAGCTGTTCGCCGAGGCGCTGCAGACCAACCCCGAGCTGCACCTGGTCGCGGTTGTGCCACGGCACCCGGACGTGGACGGCCGCTTCGCGCTGCCGCCCAACCTGGTCGGCCGGGAGCAGGCCATCGAACTGTGCAAGCACGCCGCGCCCGATCGCGTGCACGTGTTCGACCTGGAGAACACCGAGGGCACGCCGATCTACGTGCACGCCAAGGTGTGCGTGATCGACGACATCTGGTGCAGCGTGGGCAGCGACAACTTCAACCGTCGGTCATGGACCCACGACAGCGAGCTGTCCTGCGCGATCCTCGACGACACGCCCGACGAGCGCGAGCCGGCCGACCCGGCCGGGCTGGGTGACGGCGCCCGGCGTTTCCCCCGCGATCTGCGACTCGCGCTGACGCGCGAGCATCTGGGCCTCCCCGCCGGCGCCGGGTCCGCCGAGCTCATCGATCCGATCGCGGTCGTACGAAGGATGGACGCGGCCGCCGCGGCGCTGCGCGACTGGCGCGACAACGGCCGGCACGGGCCGCGCCCGCCGGGGCACCTGATCCCGCACCAGACCGAACGCCTCCCGTGGTACCAGCGCGCCTGGGCGACCCCCGCGTACCGCCTGATCTACGACCCGGACGGCCGTCCCTGGCGCGATCGCCGGGCCGGCCGGTGGTGAAAGGTATATCCAGCCACACCCCAGGACTCGGGCCAGCGGGATGGGCCGCGACCGGCTGGCTGCCTACGGTGAAACCGTGTCCGCCACCACCCTGAGCGAGGCCCTCCGGGACCGCCGCTATCTGCTCACCCTCTGGCCCTGGCGCTCGGTCACCCACCTGGCCGTGACCGCCGTCGTCGCCGCGCCGCTCAGTTGCGGCCTGACCGTGCTGCTGCTCCCGCTGCTGGTCGCCGGCCGCGAGATCCTGCACGGTCACCCGCCCCGGCCGGCCGTCGTCTTCCTGGTCGTGATCGCCGCCGGGATGCTCGCCGTCGCCGCCCCGCTGATCGCGCTGCCGGTCGCCGCGCTGGAACGCCGCCGGCTGCGCCTGGTCGACCCGCGCCCGCTGCGCGGCACCCGGCCGGCCGGACCGGCCGCCGCGCTCCGGGACGAGGCGACCTGGCGCGCGGTGCTCTACACCGTGCTGCTGGCCCTGCTCGCCCCGCCGGTCTTCCTCGCCGCCTCCCTCTGGGTGTCCGTCGAGGCGCTGATGGTGGCCAGCCCGTTCGGCATCGGCACCTGGGAGTTCGGCAACTGGCAGGTGCACGGCGGAGCGCACAGCATCCCGCTCAGCGTGCTCGGCGTCTTG
Protein-coding regions in this window:
- a CDS encoding SpoIIE family protein phosphatase — protein: MVGSGAARPPAISTLPVQSAGAKGCAALVHAFDWSRTSLGPLERWDHAVRTAVDLMLESPVAMMLVCGADYVVLYNDAYAEVLGGRHPVALGRPAVQAFGEAWDQPGMSDVIGRVFRTGHAVLEPESQVTLRPGGAEPAFYTRGHSVVRDSHGTIAGVLTVAAETTQVVHRLQSLGELTARLAGALTIDDVTRVVLTYAMASFDLDHCALAVDDGTAYRFVRRIRGEMLDEADERLPPVWRRIAADQAAPLVAAAETGAATFVADGEPLRAVAQDRHERRVRSLAALPLRTPSVRGALTMGFRRAHAWLPAERALLRAAAELVAQAAERARRFEAQHGTAQLLQRSMLPEHLPELDTFRIAARYDVGVDGNAAGGDFYDAFRLLDGRLAMVLGDVAGHDVRAAAVMGQVRAALRALALTDPAPPSVLAGLDRLVGSLGAESRNEEIFVTVVYGVLDPADGSVTLASAGHPPPVLRRAGLGGGPATAELVKVPPGAPLGLGGRWQTGTLTLEPGDTILMYSDGVVERRGHALNAGLDALVAAAAGSASGDPRNMCSLATAAVAGTTDDDVAVLAVEHALAMSRSATMHVAAEPTGPSRVRQWMSARLREWQVPEPVIGAAILCTSELTTNALLHAGTPAQVHIDLNLERLLVSVADTGTRGSVIRARADTLASRGRGLGLIEDLSDSWGTDPTVRGSTVWFEMLLNRE
- a CDS encoding VOC family protein; its protein translation is MELASADPARAAQFYGELFGWESAGDRFKLNGRAVAGLTRSGSDRPDGWLTHLSTPDLEETLEQVALAGGTCLSHPADAHGGRRAIVADPAGAVIGLWEPSDFAGAQAGGEPGTMSWPELITDDTHTAARFYGSAFGWLLRHDFGVGEWLNQAHDAIAGLTPGYRGAWWRAAFEVEDIVEAAARCERLGGALIAEPAEAGLTEFAELRDPFGARFTVAALVHHPVELTVSLGSLPAFQRFA
- a CDS encoding MarR family winged helix-turn-helix transcriptional regulator; this translates as MAEPLSETQMQHWRAFIESSWALHTALEDELRAATGLSMNDYHVLVALAEAPDRRIRMGELANRLVLSPSRITYQISSMVKRGLVEKQSCPDDKRGYEAVLTDAGLTALREAAPAHLETVRRRFIDRLEPDELAVIGRAFAKISDAHRS
- a CDS encoding RCC1 domain-containing protein — encoded protein: MSETQAAPPPARWRRAAFALATAAAFLFGMPAGPAGAAPTAALSRIAAGYAHSCAIRTDHSLWCWGGNSKGQLGDGSTVSHGSPTRVGTAGDWAAIDAGTSYTCGVRTDHSLWCWGANTRGQLGDGSTTSRNTPTRVGTDSDWAVVTTGDSHTCGVRTGGTLWCWGFNRLGQLGTGMSVYTATTPLQVGTATTWSTVSAGFAHTCATRTDGTLWCWGDNGDGQLGLGVLTPSVTPAQVGTATNWATVTAGYAFNCATRTDGTLWCWGDNGYGQLGAGGTYQTAPAQVGSGTTWTRADAGFNTACGARTDGTLSCWGNNATGQVGDGSTVNRGTPVQVGATTTWTGDYATGYQTCGFRADQSLWCWGNNANSQLGDGTTTQRTTPGQVTLPS
- a CDS encoding phosphotransferase — its product is MRIDWTALPEAVTTKVAARIGGTHAVPAEAGDHAEIAATVSGTAGKVFVKAACTEFGVRSLRYELRVSEAVKGPHSPAVEWHFEAAGWLVVGFEHCDGPHADLSPGSPHLDLLAEALTGLGKTLAPEVPLFTPTGRLGFPHPAMDGDVLVHSDLAPTNLMVSSRGLFIVDWAFATRAAPWVELAMLTQWLIGSGHTPEQAEHWLARFPAWAEVSPDVLDDFASKNATKWASRAKPGSPAWMHDLADWTGQWASHRRAAEETRIVTIPPGPRRAVKADPGAGLGTTPPR
- a CDS encoding inositol monophosphatase family protein, with the protein product MVHEASRDLLARGEIRLGVLQRHVSGDVDRLGRDDAERPAVGQQPAEVGVMMTDYTDLLPVAHQAVDLARKIMRTMQPGALTAKGDRDMASEVDYAIEDQVRTFLAKRIPEIGFLGEENGLSGTTERLVWALDPVDGTVNFVHGSPLCAVSLGLITENRSVLGVIDLPFLGSRYSAAEGNGAHADGQPILVSTTQRISDAVVALGDYAVGQDAAEKNRARFAVTQRLAASVQRVRMHGSAAIDLAWLAIGRVDAVVMLANKPWDTAAGVVIAREAGALIADRDGSPHSFASSATIAANPGLLSGILDLAGGDHR
- a CDS encoding pirin family protein; translation: MPAITVDDVLVLPRLPKLDPVATEFRPVRRLTTAPQGYEGEGFPVRRAFAGVPLSELDPFIHLDQMGEIDYAPGEPKGTPWHPHRGFETVTYMIDGIMDHQDSLGGGGSITNGDTQWMTAASGILHIEAPPEHLVTSGGLFHGLQLWVNLPAAAKMIDPKYQDIRGRESALVTTPDGGGLIRIIAGEVAGHAGPGSTFTPINLTHVTLQPGARLDLPWQPDYNALVYTLSGEGWAGTDMRPIRLGQLATFGAGDAIRVEAKSELDLFIMGGRPIREPVVHYGPFVMNTKAELQQAFEDFQKGRLGVIPASRLPHTD
- a CDS encoding Clp protease N-terminal domain-containing protein encodes the protein MLGVIREGQGLAMRILADQGTDFDRLRADLDRSLEAGAANRS